One stretch of Methylopila sp. 73B DNA includes these proteins:
- the fhuF gene encoding siderophore-iron reductase FhuF, with the protein MIEALRPIFSGPWEPFLALTVLPDDPRPSVPMREAVSREGLSAALAIAARTYGDEDLRGLVSLWSMQHAYVAMTGAVVASLALEIDLPVSIEETRLVMEHGLPAAIVVPHQGKGRSYDCAFQRFDQLIEGHVAPVVSALSAFVKISPKVLWNNAANFFEYVLQEMEKRPDQFPEAAARGRPLMAEPLRPDGTRNRFFAPVRYVDVGDPIDRWRNVCCLRHLLPEFEGYCANCPHRLKELQGAPSCATAAEL; encoded by the coding sequence ATGATCGAGGCGCTGAGGCCGATATTCTCCGGGCCGTGGGAGCCGTTCCTGGCGCTTACGGTCCTGCCTGACGATCCTCGACCGTCGGTGCCAATGCGTGAAGCTGTGTCGCGTGAGGGGCTTAGCGCCGCACTGGCGATCGCAGCCCGGACGTACGGGGACGAGGATCTCCGCGGATTGGTCTCGCTCTGGTCGATGCAGCACGCCTATGTGGCGATGACGGGGGCGGTCGTCGCGAGCCTCGCGCTCGAGATCGACCTGCCGGTCAGCATCGAAGAGACGCGGCTGGTGATGGAGCATGGCCTCCCGGCCGCGATTGTCGTGCCGCATCAGGGCAAGGGGCGATCCTACGATTGCGCCTTCCAGCGTTTCGACCAGCTGATCGAGGGCCATGTGGCTCCGGTCGTCTCGGCGCTGTCGGCCTTCGTGAAAATTTCGCCGAAGGTGCTCTGGAACAACGCGGCCAATTTCTTCGAGTACGTGCTTCAGGAAATGGAAAAGCGGCCGGACCAGTTTCCGGAAGCGGCGGCGCGGGGACGTCCGCTTATGGCGGAGCCGCTGCGCCCCGACGGCACCCGCAACCGGTTCTTCGCGCCCGTGCGCTACGTCGACGTCGGCGATCCGATCGATCGCTGGAGAAACGTCTGCTGTTTGCGGCACCTGCTGCCGGAGTTCGAGGGCTACTGCGCCAACTGTCCCCATAGGCTCA
- a CDS encoding efflux transporter outer membrane subunit, whose translation MRTITASGKAAAILVGALALSGCADKWDRPALGVDAPGRWKDDTASRPVWPAADWWRGFGSAELSRLIEEAERSNQDIAQAKARIEQADAQVRINGASLVPLIDASGGPSLQKSAGSGQLIGGFQAQGSASYELDFWGKNRASVTSAKASALSSRFAAEVIALSTVTSVADTYFALMGAQERLAIARGNVKSAQTIFDAIQARVEVGTANALDRAQQRSVLDQQKATIPSIEQEIRTNETALALLLGRPPVRVDIKGGRLGGLKTPRVAPGIPSQVLARRPDVREAEANLTATDADVTAARAAFLPSFDLTAQGGFESVALRTLFSSQSTFYSLGAGLTQPILNPQLPGNLDLAKGQYRENLFAYRQTTIQSFVDVENALISVRKTTEQERLQQAAVKSAREAYDIAQAQLREGAVDITTVLATQQTLFSAQDTLVNVRLARFQAIVSMFSALGGGWAASGKPPGAGPAIAAATAGVPAR comes from the coding sequence TTGCGTACCATCACCGCTTCCGGAAAGGCCGCCGCGATCCTCGTCGGAGCGCTCGCTCTGTCGGGCTGCGCCGACAAATGGGACCGCCCCGCGCTCGGCGTCGATGCGCCCGGACGGTGGAAGGACGATACGGCGAGCCGGCCGGTCTGGCCTGCGGCCGACTGGTGGCGCGGCTTCGGCTCCGCCGAGCTCAGCCGCCTGATCGAGGAGGCCGAGCGGTCGAACCAGGACATCGCCCAGGCCAAGGCCCGCATCGAGCAGGCGGACGCGCAGGTGCGCATCAACGGCGCCTCGCTCGTTCCCTTGATCGACGCCTCAGGCGGTCCAAGCCTGCAGAAATCGGCGGGGTCGGGACAGCTGATCGGCGGCTTCCAGGCCCAGGGATCGGCGAGCTACGAACTCGATTTCTGGGGGAAGAACCGCGCCAGCGTCACCTCCGCGAAGGCGAGCGCGTTGTCGAGCCGCTTCGCGGCCGAGGTCATCGCGCTCTCGACGGTGACGAGCGTGGCCGACACCTATTTCGCCCTCATGGGGGCGCAGGAGCGGCTCGCGATCGCGCGCGGCAACGTCAAAAGCGCGCAGACGATCTTCGACGCGATCCAGGCGCGGGTGGAGGTCGGCACCGCGAACGCGCTCGACCGCGCCCAGCAGCGCAGCGTCCTCGACCAGCAGAAGGCGACGATCCCGTCGATCGAGCAGGAGATCCGGACCAACGAGACCGCGCTCGCCCTGCTGCTCGGGCGGCCGCCGGTGCGCGTCGACATCAAGGGCGGGCGCCTCGGTGGTCTCAAGACGCCGAGGGTCGCGCCGGGCATTCCCTCGCAGGTGCTGGCGCGCCGGCCGGACGTGCGCGAGGCGGAAGCCAACCTCACCGCGACCGACGCGGACGTGACAGCGGCCCGCGCCGCCTTCCTGCCCTCGTTCGATCTCACCGCCCAAGGCGGGTTCGAGAGCGTCGCGCTGCGCACGCTGTTCTCCTCGCAGTCGACGTTCTACTCGCTCGGCGCGGGACTGACCCAGCCGATCCTGAACCCGCAGCTCCCCGGCAACCTCGATCTGGCCAAGGGCCAGTACCGGGAAAACCTGTTCGCTTACCGGCAGACGACGATCCAGTCCTTCGTCGACGTGGAGAACGCGCTGATCTCCGTGCGCAAGACGACCGAGCAGGAGCGGCTGCAGCAGGCGGCGGTGAAGAGCGCCCGGGAGGCCTACGACATCGCGCAGGCTCAGCTTCGTGAGGGCGCGGTGGACATCACCACCGTGCTCGCGACCCAGCAGACGCTGTTCTCCGCGCAGGACACGCTGGTCAACGTGCGGCTCGCCCGATTCCAGGCCATCGTCTCGATGTTCTCGGCGCTCGGCGGCGGCTGGGCCGCGTCCGGAAAACCGCCCGGCGCAGGTCCGGCGATCGCGGCTGCGACCGCAGGAGTTCCGGCCCGATGA
- a CDS encoding efflux RND transporter periplasmic adaptor subunit has protein sequence MKRLLAFALVAALGVAAWIYWPTLTALIGGQGEQEQTVRRGGRRGGDQPTPVIAAVAKRENVPVTLDGVGTFQALNTATVRAQVDGIMVEVAFREGQDVKAGDVLARIDPSTYQAQYDQAVAQKAQYEAQLANAERDFERYQRLAKNDFGSQQQAETAKASVAQLQAQVRYYAATIDQAKATLDRTVVRAPIDGRTGVRGVDQGNYVTAGDTTGIVTITQLKPISAVFTLPQQNIPTVVQAMARGKVAVEAVAGDGTSLDAGTLDVIDNQVDQTTGTVKLKASFPNDRMTLWPGQFITVRVFANELKDVVTTPGAAVQQGPDGPYVFVVQPDATVAQREVTVGRQNAELAVIEAGVQPGDKVVTTGFTRLRDGSKVTLGDGAPIAPSASERRPNRRAAAGEP, from the coding sequence ATGAAACGGCTTTTGGCGTTCGCTCTCGTCGCGGCGCTCGGCGTCGCCGCCTGGATCTACTGGCCCACGCTCACCGCCCTCATCGGCGGCCAGGGCGAGCAGGAGCAGACGGTGCGCCGCGGCGGCCGGCGGGGCGGCGACCAGCCGACGCCTGTGATCGCCGCCGTCGCCAAGCGCGAGAACGTGCCGGTGACGCTCGACGGCGTCGGAACCTTCCAGGCGCTGAACACCGCCACCGTGCGGGCCCAGGTCGACGGCATCATGGTGGAGGTCGCCTTCCGGGAAGGGCAGGACGTGAAGGCCGGCGACGTGCTCGCGCGGATCGATCCCTCGACCTATCAGGCCCAGTACGATCAGGCGGTCGCCCAGAAGGCGCAGTACGAGGCCCAACTCGCCAACGCCGAGCGTGATTTCGAGCGCTACCAGCGGCTGGCGAAGAACGACTTCGGCTCGCAGCAGCAGGCCGAGACTGCGAAGGCGAGCGTCGCCCAGCTGCAGGCGCAGGTGCGCTATTACGCGGCGACCATCGACCAGGCGAAGGCCACCCTCGACCGCACGGTGGTGCGCGCGCCGATCGACGGCCGCACCGGGGTGCGGGGCGTCGATCAGGGCAACTACGTCACGGCCGGCGATACGACGGGCATCGTCACGATCACCCAGCTGAAGCCGATCTCCGCCGTCTTCACTCTGCCGCAGCAGAACATCCCGACCGTCGTGCAGGCGATGGCGCGGGGGAAGGTAGCCGTGGAGGCGGTCGCGGGCGACGGGACGTCGCTCGACGCGGGAACGCTCGACGTCATCGACAACCAGGTCGACCAGACGACGGGCACCGTGAAGCTGAAGGCGAGCTTCCCGAACGACAGGATGACGCTGTGGCCGGGGCAGTTCATCACGGTGCGGGTGTTCGCGAACGAGCTGAAGGACGTGGTGACGACCCCCGGCGCCGCGGTCCAGCAGGGACCGGACGGGCCTTACGTGTTCGTCGTCCAGCCGGACGCAACGGTGGCCCAGCGCGAGGTGACCGTCGGCCGGCAGAACGCCGAACTCGCGGTGATCGAAGCCGGCGTCCAGCCCGGCGACAAGGTGGTGACCACCGGCTTCACCCGCCTGCGCGACGGCTCGAAGGTGACGCTCGGGGACGGCGCGCCCATCGCCCCGTCCGCTTCGGAGCGCAGGCCGAACCGCCGGGCGGCGGCGGGCGAGCCGTGA
- a CDS encoding efflux RND transporter permease subunit: protein MNISAPFISRPVATTLLAIAVLIAGALGYWKLPVSSLPQVDFPTIQVSTRLPGANPQTMATLVTAPLERQLGQIPALTGMTSTSSFGLSQITLRFNLDRDIDGAAQDVQAAINAANSTLPKTLPYPPVFSKVNPANAPVLTIALTSDTIPIRDVSDLADTLVAQRLAEVTGVGRVTVGGGVKPAIRVQADIPRLASYGLGLDSVRTAIVAASTSGPKGSIDGVRQSFTISANDQITTAAAYREIVIATKNGAPVRLKDVAEVIEGLEDNAVAATYQGKPAIVIDVLRQPGANTVETVTALRRALPHLQQAMPAGVLVHVVDDRTDTIKASIHEVQLTLALSVGLVVLVVLLFLRTWRATLIAGVALPVSLIATFAVMWAFGFSLDNLSLMALVIGAGFVVDDAIVMIENCARHIEEGASPIKAAYDGAREIGFTIVSLTASLIAVFIPLLFMSGLIGRVFREFAATLSIAVVVSMVISLTLTPMMCARLLKPHAPAKVSRIGRWAERANARLIEGYRRSLLVVLRHQALTLLVTLATLAATAGLYVVAPKGFLPEQDSGLITATLEVGQDVSFAELKRLDSAATAAIESDPDVRSVVSVLGVGENIPTPNASRLSIVLQPFGERDARATEVIARLQEAVAPIAGVSVVFQPVQDLEITTRASRARYQYTLTDGDAAELARSAAALVDRLQDEPALRNVGSDARSGGVQARVEIDRLEAGRLGVTVQAIADVLNDAYGQRQIATIYGQSNQYRVILEAAPGQQKDPSAIGRLYVAGAESVPVPLASVARITLEPAPLVVSNEEQFPATTISFDLAEGYALSDAVAAIERSEAEIDLPPTVVGAFSGDAAEFSESLAGQPWLVLAAIVTIYIVLGVLYESFIHPFTILSTLPSAGVGALIALKLFGLDLSIIALIGIILLMGIVKKNAIMMIDFALDAERERGLSPEDSIVEAAALRFRPIMMTTLAALLGALPLALATGPGAELRVPLGVAIIGGLLLSQLLTLYTTPVVYLAMERLRAAVTRRPAPAAEPAE from the coding sequence ATGAACATCTCCGCGCCCTTCATCTCACGACCGGTCGCGACGACGCTGCTCGCCATCGCCGTGCTGATCGCAGGCGCGCTCGGCTACTGGAAGCTGCCGGTCTCATCGCTGCCGCAGGTGGATTTCCCGACCATCCAGGTCTCCACGCGGCTGCCCGGCGCCAACCCGCAGACCATGGCGACGCTCGTCACCGCCCCGCTCGAGCGTCAGCTCGGGCAGATCCCGGCGCTGACGGGCATGACGTCGACGAGCTCCTTCGGCCTCAGCCAGATCACGCTGCGCTTCAACCTCGACCGCGACATCGACGGCGCCGCGCAGGACGTGCAGGCCGCGATCAACGCCGCCAATTCGACGCTGCCCAAGACCCTGCCCTACCCCCCGGTGTTCTCGAAGGTGAACCCGGCGAACGCCCCGGTCCTCACGATCGCGCTCACCTCCGACACGATCCCCATCCGCGACGTTTCCGACCTCGCCGACACGCTCGTCGCGCAGCGGCTCGCGGAGGTGACGGGCGTCGGCCGGGTGACGGTCGGCGGCGGGGTGAAGCCCGCGATCCGCGTGCAGGCGGACATTCCGCGCCTCGCCTCCTACGGGCTCGGGCTCGATTCGGTGCGCACCGCGATCGTCGCCGCCAGCACCTCGGGACCCAAGGGCTCGATCGACGGCGTCCGGCAGTCTTTCACCATCTCGGCCAACGACCAGATCACGACAGCCGCCGCCTACCGCGAGATCGTCATCGCGACGAAGAACGGCGCGCCCGTGCGCCTGAAGGACGTCGCCGAGGTCATCGAAGGGCTCGAGGACAACGCCGTCGCCGCCACCTACCAGGGCAAGCCGGCGATCGTCATCGACGTGCTGCGCCAGCCGGGCGCGAACACCGTGGAGACCGTGACGGCGCTCCGCCGCGCGCTGCCGCATCTCCAGCAGGCGATGCCGGCGGGCGTCCTGGTCCACGTGGTCGACGACCGCACGGACACCATCAAGGCCTCGATCCACGAGGTGCAGCTCACGCTCGCGCTCTCCGTCGGCCTCGTCGTGCTGGTGGTGCTGCTGTTCCTGCGCACCTGGCGGGCCACGCTGATCGCCGGCGTCGCGCTGCCGGTGTCGCTGATCGCGACCTTCGCGGTGATGTGGGCCTTCGGCTTCTCGCTCGACAACCTGTCGCTGATGGCGCTCGTGATCGGCGCCGGCTTCGTGGTCGACGACGCCATCGTCATGATCGAGAACTGCGCCCGCCACATCGAGGAGGGCGCCTCCCCGATCAAGGCGGCCTACGACGGCGCACGCGAGATCGGCTTCACCATCGTCTCGCTCACCGCCTCGCTGATCGCGGTGTTCATTCCGCTGCTGTTCATGAGCGGGCTGATCGGTCGGGTGTTCCGCGAGTTCGCGGCCACGCTGTCGATCGCGGTCGTGGTGTCCATGGTCATTTCGCTGACGCTGACGCCGATGATGTGCGCGCGGCTGCTGAAGCCGCATGCGCCGGCTAAGGTCTCGCGCATCGGCCGCTGGGCCGAACGGGCTAACGCGCGGTTAATCGAAGGTTACCGCCGCTCGCTGCTGGTCGTGCTCCGCCATCAGGCCCTGACGCTGCTGGTGACGCTCGCGACCCTCGCCGCGACCGCCGGCCTCTACGTCGTCGCGCCGAAGGGCTTCCTCCCGGAGCAGGACTCCGGCCTGATCACCGCGACGCTGGAGGTGGGACAAGACGTGTCCTTCGCCGAACTGAAGCGGCTCGACAGCGCGGCGACGGCGGCGATCGAGAGCGACCCGGACGTGCGCAGCGTCGTCTCGGTGCTGGGCGTCGGCGAAAACATCCCGACGCCCAACGCCAGCCGCCTGAGCATCGTGCTGCAGCCCTTCGGCGAGCGGGACGCGCGCGCCACGGAGGTGATCGCCCGACTGCAGGAGGCGGTCGCGCCGATCGCCGGCGTTTCGGTCGTGTTCCAGCCGGTGCAGGATCTGGAGATCACGACGCGCGCCAGCCGCGCGCGCTATCAGTACACGCTGACCGACGGCGACGCGGCTGAGCTTGCGCGCTCCGCCGCGGCGCTGGTCGATCGCTTGCAGGACGAGCCGGCGCTCCGCAACGTCGGCTCCGACGCCCGCTCCGGCGGCGTGCAGGCGCGCGTGGAGATCGATCGGCTGGAGGCCGGCCGTCTCGGCGTCACCGTGCAGGCGATCGCCGACGTGCTGAACGACGCCTACGGCCAGCGCCAGATCGCGACCATCTACGGCCAGTCCAACCAGTACCGCGTCATCCTGGAAGCCGCGCCCGGCCAGCAGAAGGACCCTTCCGCGATCGGCCGGCTCTACGTCGCAGGCGCGGAGTCCGTCCCCGTGCCGCTCGCGTCCGTCGCTCGGATCACGCTGGAGCCCGCGCCGCTCGTGGTCTCGAACGAGGAGCAGTTTCCGGCGACGACCATCTCCTTCGACCTCGCCGAGGGCTACGCGCTCAGCGACGCGGTCGCGGCGATCGAGCGCTCGGAAGCCGAGATCGACCTTCCCCCCACGGTGGTCGGCGCCTTTTCCGGCGACGCGGCCGAGTTCTCGGAGTCGCTCGCGGGCCAGCCTTGGCTGGTGCTGGCCGCGATCGTCACGATCTACATCGTGCTGGGGGTGCTCTACGAGAGCTTCATCCACCCCTTCACGATCCTCTCCACCCTGCCCTCCGCCGGCGTCGGCGCGTTGATCGCGCTCAAGCTGTTCGGGCTCGACCTGTCGATCATCGCGTTGATCGGCATCATCCTGCTGATGGGCATCGTGAAGAAGAACGCGATCATGATGATCGACTTCGCGCTCGACGCTGAACGCGAGCGCGGGCTGTCGCCGGAGGACTCGATCGTCGAGGCGGCGGCGCTGCGCTTCCGTCCGATCATGATGACGACGCTGGCCGCCCTGCTCGGCGCGCTGCCGCTGGCGCTCGCCACGGGACCCGGCGCGGAGCTGCGCGTCCCGCTCGGCGTCGCCATCATCGGCGGCCTGCTGCTGAGCCAGCTGCTGACGCTCTACACCACGCCTGTGGTCTATCTCGCCATGGAACGGCTCCGCGCCGCCGTGACGCGCCGTCCGGCGCCCGCCGCGGAGCCGGCGGAGTGA
- a CDS encoding efflux RND transporter permease subunit translates to MMSFSTPFILRPVGTTLLAFALLLVGLAAYMRLPVASLPNVEFPVIFVTASRPGADPSTMAATVAAPLERSLGAIAGVTELTSASSLGSTRIAVRFDIGRNIDDAARDVQAALNAAAADLPSDIPTLPTFRKINPAAAPVLVLALTSEALPASRIYDAADSVLVQRLSQVDGVGEVNVQGAEQPAVRVRLDADRLAAMGLSLDDVRTAIATANVLSPVGSLETDERMVAISLDGELGASAAPYRDVVVRVANGAAVRLGDVAEVTEGTRNARTAGFFNGKPAVLVSITKQPDANVIETVDAVKVLLPELSNWVPAAIDVTVLADRTTTIRASVADMQLTLALSIALVMLVVFAFLKRAAPTFAAGVTVPLALAGSFAGMWAFDFSIDNLSLMALAVAVGFVVDDAIVMIENAYRNLELGLSPREAALRGAREIAFTVVAISVSLIAAFTPLLFMGGLVGHLFYEFTMTLVFAIVVSTVVSLSVTPMICAQLLKGEPAKEARGLITRIADRYAASLWLSVRAPWLMALLVVGAIAWSVHAYMVIPKGFFPQDDTGMLSAFTQASPDISFGAMVALQQKAADVIAADPAVESVAPSVGGGRGSVNEGRIQIALKPLGDRPAAQVVIERLRRPLSQIPGLRVFVSAQQEIRAGSREGRSPYQFTLWSSDLNLLQETAPKVVARLSAISALRDVSTDREANGLELLVDIDRELASRLGVSMSAVDAALNNAFSQRQISVIYGRRNQYRVVIEVDPRAASDPDDVLKVHLPTSSGSEIPLATIATMRRQTAPLVVNHQGQYPSITITYDIADKASAGEAMAEVERAVADMRLPDAVNAAFAGDAAEFAAAASSQQVTILAALVAIYIVLGVLYESYVHPFTILSTLPPAGLGALLALQITGTDLSVTALIGIILLIGLVKKNGIMLVDFALEAERTRGLSPREAIVEAARVRFRPILMTTFAALLGALPLAFGEGPGSELRRPLGITIVGGLIVSQALTLYTTPAIYLLLDKLRRQRTAAERAAQPAE, encoded by the coding sequence CTGATGTCCTTCTCCACGCCGTTCATCCTGCGGCCCGTCGGCACGACGCTGCTCGCCTTCGCGCTCCTGCTCGTCGGCCTCGCCGCCTACATGCGGTTGCCGGTCGCGAGCCTGCCGAACGTCGAGTTCCCGGTGATCTTCGTCACCGCGAGCCGGCCGGGCGCGGACCCGAGCACGATGGCCGCAACCGTCGCGGCGCCGCTCGAACGCTCGCTCGGCGCGATCGCGGGCGTGACGGAGTTGACCTCGGCGTCCTCGCTCGGCTCGACGCGCATCGCGGTGCGCTTCGACATCGGCCGCAACATCGACGACGCCGCGCGGGACGTGCAGGCAGCGCTGAACGCCGCCGCCGCCGATCTGCCCTCCGACATCCCGACGCTGCCGACGTTCCGCAAGATCAACCCTGCGGCGGCGCCCGTGCTGGTGCTGGCCCTCACCTCCGAAGCGCTTCCCGCCAGCCGGATCTACGACGCCGCCGACAGCGTGCTGGTGCAGCGCCTGTCGCAGGTGGACGGCGTCGGCGAAGTGAACGTGCAAGGCGCGGAGCAGCCGGCGGTCCGCGTCCGCCTCGACGCCGACCGCCTCGCCGCCATGGGGCTGTCGCTCGACGACGTGCGGACGGCGATCGCAACCGCCAATGTGCTGTCGCCGGTAGGTTCCCTCGAGACCGACGAGCGCATGGTCGCGATATCCCTCGACGGCGAGCTCGGCGCCTCCGCCGCGCCCTATCGCGACGTGGTGGTGCGGGTCGCGAACGGGGCGGCCGTGCGGCTCGGCGACGTGGCCGAAGTCACCGAGGGCACCCGCAACGCCCGCACCGCCGGCTTCTTCAACGGCAAGCCCGCGGTGCTCGTCAGCATCACCAAGCAGCCCGACGCCAACGTCATCGAGACCGTCGACGCGGTGAAGGTGCTGCTGCCGGAGCTGTCGAACTGGGTGCCGGCGGCGATCGACGTCACAGTGCTCGCGGACCGGACGACGACGATCCGCGCAAGCGTCGCCGACATGCAGCTGACGCTCGCGCTGTCGATCGCGCTCGTGATGCTGGTGGTCTTCGCCTTCCTGAAGCGCGCGGCGCCCACCTTCGCCGCCGGCGTCACGGTGCCGCTCGCGCTCGCCGGCTCCTTCGCCGGCATGTGGGCGTTCGATTTCTCGATCGACAATCTTTCGCTGATGGCGCTCGCCGTCGCGGTCGGCTTCGTCGTCGACGACGCGATCGTCATGATCGAGAACGCCTACCGCAACCTCGAGCTCGGCCTCAGCCCGCGCGAGGCGGCGCTGCGCGGCGCGCGCGAGATCGCCTTCACGGTCGTCGCCATCTCGGTCTCGCTGATCGCGGCCTTCACGCCCTTGCTGTTCATGGGCGGGCTCGTCGGCCACCTTTTCTACGAATTCACGATGACGCTGGTGTTCGCGATCGTCGTCTCCACGGTGGTTTCGCTCAGCGTCACGCCGATGATCTGCGCTCAATTGCTGAAGGGCGAGCCCGCCAAGGAGGCGCGGGGGCTGATCACCCGGATCGCCGACCGCTACGCCGCGAGCCTCTGGCTGTCGGTGCGCGCGCCGTGGCTGATGGCGCTGCTTGTGGTGGGGGCGATCGCCTGGTCGGTCCACGCCTACATGGTGATCCCAAAGGGCTTCTTCCCGCAGGACGACACCGGGATGCTGAGCGCCTTCACGCAGGCCTCCCCCGACATCTCCTTCGGCGCCATGGTCGCGCTCCAGCAGAAAGCCGCCGACGTCATCGCGGCCGATCCGGCGGTCGAGTCGGTCGCGCCCTCCGTCGGCGGCGGCCGCGGTTCGGTCAACGAAGGCCGCATCCAGATCGCGCTGAAGCCGCTTGGCGACCGCCCGGCGGCGCAGGTCGTGATCGAGCGCCTGCGCCGTCCGCTGTCGCAGATTCCGGGCCTGCGCGTGTTCGTCTCCGCCCAGCAGGAGATCCGCGCCGGCTCGCGCGAGGGGCGCTCGCCCTACCAGTTCACCCTGTGGTCGTCGGACCTTAATCTGCTGCAGGAGACGGCGCCCAAGGTGGTGGCGCGCCTGTCCGCGATCTCCGCGCTGCGGGACGTGTCGACCGACCGCGAAGCTAACGGCCTCGAGCTCCTGGTGGACATCGATCGCGAGCTCGCCTCCCGCCTGGGCGTCTCCATGTCCGCGGTCGACGCGGCGTTGAACAACGCGTTCTCGCAGCGGCAGATTTCGGTCATCTACGGCCGGCGCAACCAGTACCGCGTGGTGATCGAGGTCGATCCGCGGGCGGCGAGCGACCCCGACGACGTGCTGAAAGTGCACCTGCCGACCAGTTCAGGCTCGGAGATTCCGCTCGCGACGATCGCGACCATGCGGCGGCAGACCGCGCCGCTCGTCGTCAACCACCAGGGCCAGTATCCCTCGATCACCATCACCTACGACATCGCGGACAAGGCATCGGCGGGGGAGGCTATGGCGGAGGTTGAGCGAGCGGTCGCCGACATGCGTCTTCCCGACGCGGTGAACGCCGCCTTCGCCGGCGACGCGGCGGAGTTCGCCGCGGCGGCGTCGAGCCAGCAGGTGACGATACTCGCGGCGCTGGTCGCGATCTACATCGTGCTGGGCGTGCTCTATGAGAGCTACGTCCACCCCTTTACGATCCTGTCGACGCTGCCGCCGGCGGGCCTCGGCGCGCTGCTGGCGCTCCAGATCACTGGAACCGACCTCAGCGTGACGGCGCTGATCGGGATCATCCTGCTGATCGGGCTCGTGAAGAAGAACGGCATCATGCTCGTCGACTTCGCGCTGGAGGCGGAGCGCACGCGGGGGCTCTCGCCGCGCGAAGCGATCGTGGAGGCGGCGCGGGTGCGCTTCCGCCCGATCCTGATGACGACCTTCGCGGCGCTCCTCGGCGCGCTGCCGCTGGCCTTTGGCGAAGGTCCGGGGTCCGAGCTGCGCCGGCCGCTGGGGATCACCATCGTCGGCGGGCTGATCGTGAGCCAGGCGCTCACGCTCTATACGACGCCCGCGATCTACCTGCTGCTCGACAAGCTGCGGCGGCAGCGGACGGCGGCTGAAAGGGCGGCGCAGCCGGCGGAGTGA